The following DNA comes from Methanosarcina vacuolata Z-761.
AGGGTATGAGATAGAGTCTAAAGAGGCAAATTTTAATGTTCAGCAATTTCAGGCAACTTAAGCGCTTTAAATCAGTTAAAGAATTCAGGGCAACACAATCCTCTTTCTAAACTTATGATACTTATACATACTCTTCATTTTTTATAAGTATATTGCTAGCATATATAAGAATCCGCGTTTATACTGTTCTATTAAAAGCAATTTATCGTATATTCGGGAATTAGTATTTACTGAGATTGCGGAAATCTTACAAAATGGGACCAGAAAAAATGGAGCCAGAAAAACGAAATCTGAAAATATGAAAACCGAAGAAATACGTTTTAATTTTAACTATTCGCAACTATTCGCAACTACTCGCAACTATTCGCAAACGTATTCTGTATTTCCCTACTGCAGCTGAAGATTGAAGCTCGACTTGTGAAGTTTTAAACAGAGCTACGGCATCAAGGGTGGAAACTCCCCTTTCATAATTATTTCATCCAAACTTATACTGGGAATGTATTTCTCGGGAGAATTATGCCTTAATTAATATATTAATAAAAACCGGAATACTAATTATGTATCTTGGAAATAAATAAAGATAGGATTTTCAATTTAATTTTTCCGGCAGAATTCATACTATTAATTTAAGCCGGTGCTAAAAGATTTATTTGCGCAGCTTTGAGGAGGACTAAAATACGGAGATTGGAGAGAAAAGGGCTATTGGAGCCAGAAATTTTCTTTACCCTATGCCCACTACCCTTGTAGGGGCTCATGTAAACGGAAAGCCGAATTACCTGACAGTCGCTTTTTGCGGAGTCGTACAGGCAAGCCCTCCCATGATCGCGGTGACCCTTGGGAAAATTCACCATACAAATGAAGGAATAAGAGAAAACCAGTGCTTCAGTGTAAATATTCCTTCTCAGGACATGGTGGAAGTTACGGACTACTGCGGCATAGTCTCTGGAAAAAAAACGGATAAATCCGAAATTTTCGAAACCTTCTACGGAAAACTTGAAAAAGCCCCAATGATCCGGGAATGCCCTGTAAATCTCGAGTGCAGGCTTATAGATATTCTGGATCTCAGAGGCGCAAGTGAGGTTTTCATAGGGGAGATTGTTGAAGGTTATGCAGAGGAAAAATATCTCTGTAATGAAATTCCTGATATCGAGAAGATCAAGCCTATAGTTTTTTCCATGTATGATAATAATTACTGGGGAATAGGTGAGCACCTGGGCAAGGCCTGGTCCATCGGGAAAAATTTTGCTGAAGGCGGTAAAGAAAAAAAAGCTGAAAACGATAGATGATATGCTGTAGTAAAACTCCAATACGAGCGAAAGGAAAATAAATCTTATTGCAAGCGTGACCGGAAGAAATAAGTAAAAACGCATAACTGCACAATTAGCCTAATAAAGGTATAGTTAGCCAAATAAATGTATAATTAGCTTAATAACTGTATAATTAGTTTAATAACTGTATAATTAGCTTAATAGCTGTATAATTAGCCTTTCATTAGAAAAGCTATTGGAAATATTCTGTTCAGCTCAAAGGTTTTTCAGCTCAGAGGTTATTTATTCAATGGGAAAGGGGGATTACACATAAAAATAACAGTATTCAGCGGGAGCCATAAGGGCAGGGAAGGAAACACTCTAATTCTGGTAGAGGAATTCCTGAAAGGAGCAGAAGAAGTCGGAGCAGAAACCGAAAACATTTTCCTGATCGAAAAAAGAATTGGATATTGCAGAGGAAAATTCGAGTGCTGGCTCAAAACCCCTGGAAGTTGCACAATCAGGGACGATATGGATGATCTGCTTCCCAAATTTGTAGCTTCAGATATTGCAATATTCGCATGTCCCGTGTATTTCGATAATATTCCGGCTGTTATGAAAAACTTTATAGATAGACTTACTCCTGTGCTTGTGCCTCATTTTGAAGAAGACGAAATGGGAGAGTACAGGCACGCAAAACGCTATGAAAAGCTTCCAAAACTCGCCGTGATATCAAACGCTGGGTTGCCGGGCCAGACTAACTTTGAGGTTGAAAGCCTTTTTTTCAAGCGGCTTGCAAGAACGTTTCACACTGAACTCGTTGCTGAAATTTACAGAGGAGAAGGAGAAATCTTCAGGGGCAAAAACAATATCATGCTAAAACCTCTCTTGGGGAAGTATAAAAAAGCTCTCAGACGCGCAGGAAGAGAACTTGTAGAGAACCAGACACTCTCAGAAAAAACCACAACAGAACTCGAAAAACCAATTGTACCTGAAAGCCTGTACATAAAATTCGGGAACGAAGAATGGGACCGGCTGTGCGAAGAAAATAAGGTTGACTGAACAGTGCTGCAAAGATATGAAGAAATTGCAGACCTATGGATACTAAACTGGATTAAAAACAAGCCTTTTCAAAAAAAGCTTGACCGCAACCCTTTTCAAAAAAGGCTTAACCGCAACCCTTTTCAAAAAAGGCTTGACCGAAAACCATGAGCCAATATTTGGGTTTGATGAACTTATCCCCAAACCCTATCGGCGTGATCACAACCCTTTTCAAAAAAGGCTTGACCGAAAACCATGAGCCAATATTTGGGTTTGATGAACTTATCCCCAAACCCTATCGGCGTGATCAACCGGCGCAACGGTTGCGGGTCAACGGTTGCTAAAAAAGCCTTCTGGCTGTTCTTTCTGGTTATTTATTACTTAGTCTCCAAACTGCCTTCCACAAGGTCTTCCAGACTGTGTTCCATGTAAGGGGCATTGCTCCTGTTGATCAGTTCCTGACAGACTTCTGCCGGATCTCCATCCATTGCAAGGGCTCCGTTATCAATCAATATAGTCCTGTGAGCAACTTCCCGAACAAAGTCCATGTGATGGCTTACAAGCACAATGGTCGTGCCAAAGCGTTCGTTGATTCTTTTTAAAGAGTTTGTGACATCCCTGAGAGTTACAGGGTCAAGGTCTCCGAAGGGTTCATCAAGCATAAGATATTCGGGAGAGGTTGCAAGGCTTAAGGCGATGAAAGCCCTGACATGCTCGCCCCCGCTGATCTGGTAAGGAGTTTTGTCAAGAATTTCCATTGGCAGGTCAAGGGCTTCGAATACCGGCCTTGCATAGGTATCAACATCAGTTATCGGGATCGTCGGGAAGAGGTCAAAATAGATTGTGTCATTCAGATTGAGTTCCCGCAGAGCGGTTTCTTTCTCTTCTTCTGGCATGTCAGGCAGGCGGTATATAGTATCAAGGGTCTCATCCGACAGCCCTATTTCCCTGGCTTTCCTCCTTGCGTGTTCAATTGCACCTTGCTTTTTCATGCTTAACCTGAACCGAATCTGTTCCCTTACCGTGGAATTCACAGACATAGAGAATTCCTGGTTCATAATACTCATGATCCTGCGGAGTTCCATGCGTTTTTCGCTATACCTGGTGACATCTACCCAGTCTCCACTGCAGAGATATTCGACGGTTCCACTCTTTTGCTTTACAAGCCCTTCCATGAGTTTCATAAGGGTTGTTTTTCCAGCTCCCGAGGACCCGATAAAAGCCAGAATTTCTCCTCTGTAAACATCGAGAGAAAAATCTTTGATATTCAGGACTTCTCCCATCCTGATGATGGAATAACGTTTTGAAATGTCCTTAACTTTAATGCAGACCTCTTTCTTCTCGGGTTCCACAAGCTTTTCCTTTGGCTTCATATCCCTGAGGAAATTTTTAAGTACCAGAGAAGGTTCTCCTTCGGCTGCAATTTTCCCGTTTTCAAGGAAAATCAACCTGTCGGCAAGATAAGCGTGAATTTCCGGAAGGTGAGAAACTACTATAATTGGGATGTTCAACTTCTTTTTCAGGCTTTTTATTACATCAAGAACTTCCTGCTTTGTATCCGGCCCGGTCATTGTAACAGGTTCATCGAGAAGAAGGAGTCTCGGCTTTGCGGCAAGCTGCCTTGCCATTACAACTCTCTGTTTTTCTCCCCCGCTCAGAAGATTGGTGGAATGAAGCGCCTTATCCTCCAGGCCCACCAGTTTTAGATACTCCATTGCTTCTTTAAACAGCTCGTCGTAATCAGTATCTACACTATGCGGGAGATATTCATTCCGTGGAAGGGATTCATACCCCACTCGGAGGTAGTTCAGCTTTCTTATAACATTTTCAATCGCAGGCCCGTTCCAGAGCCCGAAGTTTCGCTGTAGGTGTATTGCGGTTACGCTCTTCAGAAATTTTTCCCCTTCAATCCCTGAAGCAGGCGTTATAATTTCTCCATCTACTTCCACAGTTCCCTCCTGAAAGGGCTCAACTCCTCGGACGATGCGCAACAATGTCGACTTTCCGCTTCCGCTTCGACCTGTTATCCCAAGGATTTCTCCATCCTCCACCGTGAAGTCGATATGGTCCAGCACTCTTATCTTTTCGGAACGTACCTCATAATCTTTAACCAGGTTGGAAACTCTGAGCATAATCATACCTTTTAGTGTTAATCGTGTAAGTTAATGCCTGACCCGAAATATATTCTGCAATTCTGCCAATTGCGCGTGATAACTTATCTTTATCACTGCAATTTTCGGATGCTTTTGCGCCAGTATAATTTATACTAAAATAGGAGTCAAATATTACCTTATAACTATTTATTACAATCGGCTGCTGTAATTCAACACGAACAGTCTTAAAAACTAAGTAGGAAAACTCAAAACTTTCTGAGACATACCACACATCAATTTAAAGCTAAAACCTTAGAGCTAAAACCTGCGCTCCTAAGAAAAGTACCCTGAAAAAAGAAGTAATTTAGAAGAGTAGTAGAACTAAATAAGTCTTAAATAATCTTAGACAAGATTTAATAATCATATATATAATTTAATAATCTTAAATAAGTTCTATAAGTCTTAAATAAGTTCTATTATACTTAAAAGCAGGCAGCATATCCTGAATCATTTTTTCAGGGTTCATCTTTTTATTGCTGATACAAGCTCAGCCACTTTTACAGTAACATCCCTTACTTCTTCAAGAACGGTGCCGGTAACTATCATATCCGCACCTGCCAATGCACAGAGTTTTGCAGCCTCTGCGTCTCTAATCCCACCGCCAACAATGAGTTTGTTTTCCCCTAGAACTTGCTTGACAGCTCCTATCATCTCAGGGTTGATGGGCTTGTCAGCTCCGGACCCGGCTTCAAGGTAGGTATAATGCATGCCAAGGTATTTGCCTGCAAGGGCATATACTGCGGCAAGTTCAGGTTTCTTTCTGGGGATCAGTTTTGCGTCCCCTACCCAACCAACAGTCCCTCCGGGTTCAACTATGAGGTATGCCATGGAGATAGGTTCTATCTGACTCTGGTATACAAGCGGAGCTCCCAGAACCTGGTTTGTGATCACATACCCTAGATCTCTCGAGTTCAGAAGACTCATGAAAAATACGGCATCTGCATACCTGCTAAGCCCGGCTGAACTTCCCGGGAAAAGAATGGTTGGGACATCTACCTTTTCTTTTATCTTTATGACGGTTTCATCAAGCAGGGTTCCCGACGCTCCGGTTGAGCCCCCTATCATAATGGCATCAGTGCCCCCCTTGACTGCTGCAAGGGCGATTTCAGCGGCTCGTTCAGGTGTTTGGGAAGCGGGATCGATAAGGGTAAGATGAACTTTTCCTTCCTGATCAATGATTTTCTGAAGGTGTGCTTCCACCTGCAAAAAAGATCATGCTCCCTTGGATTCCTTGGATTTTACCCGAAGAGCACTGTAGCCGCATTTTCTGCAGCGGGTTGCCCTTATTGCATTCCTTGCATTGCATCGCATGCAAATTTTTTTATTTAATAATCTTTCTTCTGCTTCTGGAAAACGACCCATTTTTGTCACCTGCTATTATTTTTCAATATTGATAAGGTATATAGCCCGCTTAATGGATGTTAAGGAATATAACGTTTTTCATCAAAAAAGCCCGTCTTTTATTGAGTTTGCAAGCTTCCTTTCTTTTATTTTTAGAATAACCATCGTTTTTCTTATTCTGCGAACTCAAAGCTTATTTATTGCTTACGTTGTTTATTCTCTGCCCTGTGGCTTAACCAGGCTGAAGCTGTAATTAAGTTGACATTGGACTGTGTCAAAGTTAACATTGAAATTATATAACGATGATAATTAGTTACAGATAAAATCGGCATTTAATGCTAAAATCAGTATTTAAAGCTAAAATCGGTATTTAATGTTAAAATCGATATTTAAAGCTGAAATCGATATTTAAAGCTAAAATCGGCATTTAAAGCTAAAATCGGTATTTAAAGCTAAAATCGGTATTTAAAGCTAAAACCCTCAGGTTTTAAGTATAACTCCATGTTTAATTTAACCTTTTAGGGTCTATTTAATTTCTTTGTCTTATAAATGGTGATTTATGTGTTGATTCATCCTATAGACTATCGGTATGGTACAGCAGAAATGAAACATGTGTGGAGCCAAAAAAATAGACTTAATAAGCTCCTTCAAGTCGAAGCGGCCCTTGCCCGCGCCGAAGCGGATATGGGTTTGATCCCTGCAGATTCGGCTGAGATTATATCTGAAAGTATCTCTTCCGTAAAAGCTGAAAGGGTTGACGAAATTGAAGCCGAAATTCATCATGACATGATGGCTGTGGTCACTGCGATTTCTGAACAGTGTAGAGATGATGCTGGAAAATGGGTACATTTCGGAGCAACTTCAAACGATATTCTAGATACGGCAACAGCTCTCCAGATTAAGGATGCAATCGACCTTATGGAAGATAAACTCAAAACTTTTCTCGGAGTTCTGCTTGACAAGGCCGAAGCCCACAAGAATACGGTCTGCTGCGGAAGAACCCACGGACAGATAGGGGTTCCGACAACATACGGCCTGCGTTTTGCCATATGGGCTTCGGAGATTTCAAGGCATCTGGACCGTCTCCATCAACTCACTCCAAGAGCAACTGTAGGGCAGATGACAGGAGCAGTAGGGACCCAGGCTGCGTTTGGAAAAGCCGGAATTCTTATCCAGAAACTTACAATGCAGCACCTTGGAATTGGCGCTGTTGATGTTTCCAACCAGATAATTCAGAGGGATAGGCACGCTGAATTTGTAATGTGGATGGCAAACACGGTCACGACTCTGGATAAGATAGGTATAGAAATAAGGACCCTCCAGCGCAGTGAAATTGCCGAGATTGAGGAAAGTTTTGGAAAAAAACAGGTCGGCTCATCTACTATGCCCCATAAACGCAATCCCATAAAGTCCGAGCAGATATGCGGACTTGCAAGAATTGTAAGGGCCATGGTTGAACCCGAACTCCTTAATAATACCCTGTGGGATGAAAGGGATCTGACCAATTCTTCTTCCGAGCGGGTAGTTTTCCCTGAAGCCTGTGTGCTTACAGACCATATCCTCAAACTAGGGATAAACGTAATTGAACACCTGAGATTCTATCCTGAAAATATCCGGAGGAATCTGGAACTGCTAAGAGGCCTTAATATGGGAGAGGCCGTAATGATTGAGCTTGCAAAAAGAGGAGTAGGCAGGCAGGAAGCCCATGAGCTTGTGCGGACTGCAGCGATGAAAGCCCACGATACGGGACAGCACTTCAAAACTGTGCTTCTGGAAACTCCTGATATTGCAAGATATTTGACTGCTACAGACATAGAGAATCTGGTAAATCCTGATAAATATATAGGAACTGCAGTGGAACAGGTTGAAGTACTTGTCGCGAAACTTCGTGAGGCTTATTCCCTCTAACGTACTTTTTCTAACCTTTTTTAATTTTTTCTCTAACCTTTTTAAGGTTTCCTCTAACCTTTTTTAAGGTTTTCTCTAATCTTTTTTAAGGTTTCCTCTAACCTTTTTAACTTTGTAATTATTTAAACAAGTGAACGATATTGTTTTCTCTAGCCAGCGTGATCTCTTTTTATTTCGTAACTATTCAGGTAGCCTTGTTAAGGCTACACAATTTTTCCTCGTTCCGAGGAAAAATTGGATATAAAATGAACCATTTTCTTCCTTGATGAAACGTGAAGAGATTCTTGCTTTGTGTGCTTCAAACCCTGAAGTTATTGCTTATATTATAAGTCTTGAATCTCAAATTAAAGACCTCACTGAAAGATTGCAAGTTTTAGAATTTCGCTTAAATCAAAACAGCCGAAACAGCAGTAAACCTCCTTCTAGTGACTATATTTCCAAAGGAAAACCTAATCCAAAGAGTCTCCGTAAACAGAGTGGCAAGAAACCTGGAGGTCAAGAAGGTCATCCCGGGACAACTCTCGAAATGGTTGATAATCCTGATTAGGTAATAGAGCATTCTTTGAACTGTTGCGAAGAATGTGGACATAATCTTAATAATGTTGAAGTTAAAGCTTATGAGAAAAGACAGGTTTTTGATATTCCCCCTGTAAATCTTATTGTTACAGAACATCAAAGTCAGATTAAGATCTGTCCTTGCTGTGGAAGGTTAAATAAAGCTGAATTTCCAGAATCAGTAAATTCCCCAGTTCAATATGGTCCTAATATCGTAGCTTCAGCAATTTACTTTAAAAATCACCATTTCATTCCTTATAAAAGGATTTCTGAATTGTTTCATGATGTAATGGGATAAAATCAGTTCTGCTACCATTATTGAAGCAGAAAGAGAATGTTTCCAGAACCTTGAAGAATTTGAAAACGTAATTCGAGAAAAGTTACTCTCTTCTCCTGTTATCCATTGTGATGAAACTGGAATGAAAGTTCACGGAAAAAGACATTGGCTTCATGTAGCTTCTACTGACAAATACACTTGTTATTTTGCTCATCCGAAAAGAGGATCAGAAGCTATTGATGCTATGGGAATTCTTCCAGAGTTTAAAGGGGTAGCAGTTCATGATGGATGGAAACCTTACAACGGTTATAATTGTGATCATGCTCTTTGCAATGCTCATCTCCAAAGAGAACTTATTGGAATTGAGGAGAGTTATAAACAGCAATGGGCTAAAGATATGAATGAGCTGTTATCTGAAATGAAAAAGTATACTGATGAGTGCAAAGAGCAGGTCAAAGATCTGGATTTTGAACAAGTTAAGGCATTAGAAAAAAGGTTCGATACTGTAGTCGCGAAAGGAATTGAAGAAAATCCACCTTCTCTAAATCCTGAAAGACAAGGAAAACGTGGTATGTATCCAAAAACCAAAGCAAGGAATCTGCTTGATAGGTTTATAGAACATAAAGAAAAGATTCTGAGATTCCTGAAAGACTTGAAAGTTCCGTTTGAGAATAATCAAGCAGAAAGAGATGTCAGGATGATGAAACTACAGCAGAAAATATCAGGAACTTTCAGAACTACACGGGGAGCGGAAGCTTTCTGCAGAATTAGAGCATATATTTCCACAATAAGAAAGAATGGTTTACCTGTTTTAGAGGGTATTCTCGCGGCGCTCAAAGGAGCGCCGCTAGCTATACCCTGAATAGTTACTTTATTTCTTATAATTTCCTTGAAAATCTGCATAAGCTACTTATTGCCCTATATTTTTAGATATCATTGAGGATTTAGAAGCCGCCTGACCAGAGATCCTGAGCCATTTTATTCCTGCAGATTCTGTTTGAAAACCTCAAGATTTTCCCAGTTAAATTTTTCCGGAGGGCAGGCTCGGATACATTTCTGGCAATGGGCACCTTCACAGAGGTCAGTGCTTATCATAACCCTGTTTTCGTCGTCAATTGATATGGCGCCAGTTGGGCAGACTTTAATACACTTTTTGCACTCGGGGCAATCGACAACCATCGTCATGTAGGTTCCGACTCTTTCAAGTACATGAAGTCCTTCTTCTCCAAGAACTGGAATATCTCTCTCCACACGTTTATCAATAATGGGATTCTGTATCGGGTCTCCCAGACCTGGAAGCTCTTTCTTTTTGAGATATTTCTTGAACATTTTAAAGGGCATGCCTTCCTCCCAGTATGCAAGTTCAAGAACATATACGTCCCGGAATTCCGGAGAAGTCGCAAACATTATATGTGTACCTATTATCTGACTTGCAATATCCTGCAGCTCCCATAACCTCTTTTCCGACAGCAAAATTTCACGGGCTACTGCAAGTGAAGTGTTTCCAAGCTGGGAGATCTTTCCTGTTGCGTACGGGATCAAACCGATTTTCTGGGCTTTTGCCGCATCCATATATGTACCGGCAGCACCTGCCATATAAGCCGCATCGATGTCTGCCATTTCGATACCTGCGGTGGAACAGAGAGTAATATGCCCTGCACGAATTGCGCCTATAGCTTTTCCGGCTTCCTTCAGGTCTTTTTCAGAGAAAGTCATCCGGTTTTGCAGATGAATAAGCCCGTCTGGAGTGTTAATCTTTGGGAGCTCTATAAGGCCACGTTCGATTCCTTTTTCTATCAGAGCTATGACCCCAGTACCTGTGATTCCTTTGGCTTTGATCTGACCTTCCTCAAGGATTTCCCCGGTTGCCGGATTTATTACATCTCCGGGAACTGGTTTCATTTCTTCACTCAGAACGTAGTTCCTTAATCCCCCATTCTCGAATTCAAAATCTGATATAACGTACGGAGACGCAAGGTTTCCATGCCTTATCTGCTGTCCTTCAAGGGCAGGGCCAGCAGCTGCCGATCCCGTATAAATAATATCCTTCACTTTGAGGGCCATCTCTGCATTTGTTCCGTAGTCCGTGGCAATTGAAATTTCGTCGCTGTCGAGCATTCCGGATTTTATAATCAGAGCAAGGGCATCGGCCCCAACTTCATGTTTTATTGCAGGAGGAACTACGATCTCACAGTCATACTCATCAAACTCGGGAATTTCGCTGCTATGTACGATTCTCGCGCTTCTGTCCTGCTCCTGTATATTGTACTTCTTTTTCTTCCGCTCTCCTGCATAAGCCAGATCTTCAATGCTTATCCCCTGAAAGATAGATAGCTGAATTGGGTTCCCACATATTGAAAGTCTTTCAAGTTCTTCGTTTTTCACATCAAGAGCCTGGAATATGTTCTTTACTGCATTTATAGAAAGTCCATGTGCGAGATCCTGGCCATAGTGAATTGCGAAATCCATATGATCCATCACATTAGCTCCAGGAAGAGGATTCCTCAAAGTTATCACTGTTCTTCGGATCTCTTCTGTATCAAGATCGATTTTTTGAGCTCGATACCCACTTGTTCCAAGGTCAATTGCAACTCCACATCTCATAGAGATTCCCCAAATTCTCCCCATTTCACCGGTACTTTGGTGTATTATATAGCTGTTTCAGATTTATTTATACATTATTTTGAAAAATAACGTATAAATAAATAGGGTGATTTATTTCTTAATACATATCTTAAGCCCCTCTGAATCTATTATGACTTACGCAGTTGAACTGAAGAATCAACAGCATCAGACAGTCAACTGCCTAAAACATAACTTTAATTTACAATCTTTGTTGTAATTGATTTTGTTCCTCACGTGCGTAATTCCTATCTATCTTAATACTTTTCTAAGCCGTTTAAAAAATAGTCTAACTTAATAGTCCCGTTCTCATTGCTCTTTTCTTTTAAGGCCAATTGAACATTCACGTCCCATAATGAAAAACAGACATCGGGAGGGATATGAATGGCATATCTTTATATATTACAAGTGACTTTGTATAGCTGATGAGCTAGTCCGGGTAGCCCGGCGTTACCTGTAACCCGAAATCGCCGATACGCGGGGGACGAAGCCAATGGAAGATGCGTCGAAGAGACTCCAGCCTGGAATCTCAACGGAGAAGCCCCGTCCTGCTGGGATGGTGCAGGTATGCGGGTTTGCTGGAGAGCAGGTCTTCATACCCTAACTGCAGAAACCGGTCGAGGCCCGGAAGGGAGCAGACTTACTGTGGGCAACTATCGCTTGCGGGGCTGCGGGGTGGAGAAGAGGTTCCAGTCTCCTGGTATCTCCAAGATTCAACGACCTGAGGTGTGCTCATCGCTTTACACAAAATGATTCAGAATAGATCAGGTGATTCAGTTTTATAGCATAACTATTATTGAATAGTTTCTGTGAAACCCTTTCCCTGGAAAAGATTAAATACATAAAATGCGTTTAAGGGGACGCGCTTCTTGAAGTCCTTTGTGACGAGATAGCCAAGCCCGGTATGGCGCGGGATTGCTAATCCCGTGATGTTCTGCATCCCGGGGGTTCGAGTCCCCCTCTCGTCGTTCTTTTTAATTTTTTATGAGTTTAGTTTTTTATGAATTTAGTTTTTTATGAATTTAGTTTTTTATGAATTTAGTTTTTTATGAATTTAGTTTTTTATGAATTTAGTTTTTTATGAATTTAGTTTTTTACGAATTTAGTTTTTTATGAGTTTAATTTTTTATGAGTCTCGTTTTTGGATGTTCACAAAAAGCCTATATAGATTACGTAACAGCCCAAGCTTCAAAGGAAATTACCACCAGGATTGAGCAGAACACTCAAGAACTTCTTTAATCACAGTACTCAACACTATGGAATTTCGAAAACAAAACCAAATAAGATTTTTTGGCTGAATGGACTTTTTCTCCTGCCAATTTCCTGTGTCTTTCAGTTTTTTGCTTTAGTTTATTCTTTGTTTTGACCTATTATTTTTAAGAATTTTGCACCAGATGTTCATGTCTTCAAATCCATTTCCAATCTTGCAGTTGTTAACTAGCCTACCTGTGTAAGCATAGCCAAGAGAAGCAAAAGCTGCGTTTATTCCTGGAGATAAAGCCCTACAGAGAGTATAAGAGCTCCTGAAACCTCTTTTTGAAAGTTCTATTTCCAGGGCTTTGATGAGCTCTTTTATCAATCCTTTTCCCCTCTCGGAAGGAATTGTCAGACAGTCGGTTATTTCGGCACACTTATTTGTTGGATCCATTTCTGCCGAAGCAAGGCTCAAGATTGTTCCTTGCTTTTCCGCAAGGAAATAGAGAACATTAGAGTCCATAGTTTTTAGAAGATAACTTTTCATGTGCAAAGGAGTGGGATAAAACTTAAACTCCTGCCTGTAAAGAGTTGCCATTGCTGAGGCATCAGCCTGGACCGCAGACTTGAGCCTGTACTCTTCTGGAAGCCCGATATTCTCTGTTTGTTTTCTTATGCTCTCATTTTTTTGGGGATCATCCGGTTTTTTCAGTTTTCTCCCGGCAATTATTACTTTTCTGAGACAGTTTTCAATTATCCGGTCTTCTTTCCCTTTATTAGGAGAAACTCCTCTGGAAGTTTCGGGGTAACTTGAGAAAACATGGCAGTCTTTTCCTGCATAGTACCCATTAATGGTTCCTTCCTCTACATACCCACAGGTTTCAAGCTCTTTTATGTTTTCCAGAGGCGCATATACAATTATCTTCCCAATTTTTTCTACTTTGGCAACGATTTTGAGAATTCCTGAAATGTTCTCAAAAATCCCGATAAGATTCATAACTTTTATTCTGCTGTTGTAGTAATCAATTACAAGCTCAGCTTTTGATTCATCGACCTCCAGATTTATCTTTTTCCAGTATCCCGCCAGTTCTTCTTTAATTTCAAGAATAAAGGGAAGGTTTTTTTCCATATTTGTTCCTCCTTACGTTTTTAAAGTTTTTTTACTTGAGGAGATTTTCCTGGTTTATTTCCTTCACTCTTTTCTTTAGAAACGATTTTTTCTTTCGAGGCTTTCGGGCTCGAGAGCGATGATGTCATTTTCTTCGTCATATAGTTTTGCAATGCCTGTGTCACTTTTAAGCCCTGGATACTTATCGCAGATCAAACAGGATTGCTGGCACTCCCAGGAATAAGCTTCAGGTTCTGGGTACATA
Coding sequences within:
- a CDS encoding methylamine methyltransferase corrinoid protein reductive activase; this translates as MRCGVAIDLGTSGYRAQKIDLDTEEIRRTVITLRNPLPGANVMDHMDFAIHYGQDLAHGLSINAVKNIFQALDVKNEELERLSICGNPIQLSIFQGISIEDLAYAGERKKKKYNIQEQDRSARIVHSSEIPEFDEYDCEIVVPPAIKHEVGADALALIIKSGMLDSDEISIATDYGTNAEMALKVKDIIYTGSAAAGPALEGQQIRHGNLASPYVISDFEFENGGLRNYVLSEEMKPVPGDVINPATGEILEEGQIKAKGITGTGVIALIEKGIERGLIELPKINTPDGLIHLQNRMTFSEKDLKEAGKAIGAIRAGHITLCSTAGIEMADIDAAYMAGAAGTYMDAAKAQKIGLIPYATGKISQLGNTSLAVAREILLSEKRLWELQDIASQIIGTHIMFATSPEFRDVYVLELAYWEEGMPFKMFKKYLKKKELPGLGDPIQNPIIDKRVERDIPVLGEEGLHVLERVGTYMTMVVDCPECKKCIKVCPTGAISIDDENRVMISTDLCEGAHCQKCIRACPPEKFNWENLEVFKQNLQE
- the ablB gene encoding putative beta-lysine N-acetyltransferase; its protein translation is MEKNLPFILEIKEELAGYWKKINLEVDESKAELVIDYYNSRIKVMNLIGIFENISGILKIVAKVEKIGKIIVYAPLENIKELETCGYVEEGTINGYYAGKDCHVFSSYPETSRGVSPNKGKEDRIIENCLRKVIIAGRKLKKPDDPQKNESIRKQTENIGLPEEYRLKSAVQADASAMATLYRQEFKFYPTPLHMKSYLLKTMDSNVLYFLAEKQGTILSLASAEMDPTNKCAEITDCLTIPSERGKGLIKELIKALEIELSKRGFRSSYTLCRALSPGINAAFASLGYAYTGRLVNNCKIGNGFEDMNIWCKILKNNRSKQRIN